One region of Plasmodium vivax chromosome 7, whole genome shotgun sequence genomic DNA includes:
- a CDS encoding hypothetical protein, conserved (encoded by transcript PVX_099965A) gives MPLDGRLEAQTGANGDKHGGEHSGEEAGEPIDPPLDGQTDPHLDDARPPRAFTIRDAGTLVGGHVTVTNGAFKQCRGVILDVKKTDKEEYELLVVINRDESAKYPKNILNRFGKSYWFNVKDVQVERVKDLLFHRYENFYDEKGRPAEGGLQEVKERFGELSGEEESAVEGKGENAVEGMKQNAVEGKEENAVEEKEVGHLSSEDVSVANGEANAANGEAPLRPDLITLQESLLEGKRRPRKSAFCHTVVKQIEKNYMYEDLLNLYREKRHLANIVVCFYILKQLVKICSFEKESESGLSAFQKNVIHSTTFETILTDVLTFLEKKDIYRVVDKTWLLWILVKLNIHKEQTYRSTFEAILNHLLKYLTYETLKKMNTKSLCAILWSLAKCSHSNIQVCKTVYKKAIYFLEKYTQVMSCQDISNVYYSLGLVNYPNGDSFFNLIDQEINKKISKFSVQNLMNILYGMTKLKRNNSTFAVVKDKLLFHSSNMNLRNMSLFLWCLNRNEYYHVDVNFKGKSFHHLNVKQAMQLLMFFNYNRDKYVHYLKYVLSFLFKWISQLTNQEISFLFYSLSKLNLLKGSCFVKIRKHITQRDHTTFNVIDLNMILLSMNNSNLYDRVLFHYLFRALRGVLSRALRRGAEVEATAREEATTTEEVTTAANEATTTANEATTTANEATTTANEATTTANEATGGMAPPSGRPPLDCTNLNYVMKNLSEMKIFDQSIMLKYALFFSSNLARISADQICDYLFYTLSLSNPGGSNQVGGKLQMVGSSKREPPTPTSHDQMVDSSKCKLPAPTSHNQMVDSSKCKLPAPTSPDQRIAHLVTSNEELSLKEANFGKVYRHYLTRVTQFVKDKLPHFDAHSFLAHLEEQQNGKRAPNAVGEKQEKDKIDTFVFNYQTEKKHEHVQKLNELILEQTTSHAAKATLLGDLVSDKEFSSFVNEREDSHHHDGDNVAKKKKKKAFPCTSINSLIHLFYALASLNELDEDRVDHYMDNLYTVVERKKSEITAYQWLLIKDIFKMVRVKRSADWQLLLENVNTYVRGAEQEGSARFETINVEI, from the coding sequence ATGCCCCTGGACGGCCGGCTTGAAGCGCAAACTGGTGCGAATGGAGACAAGCATGGCGGTGAGCATAGCGGTGAGGAGGCCGGTGAGCCGATCGATCCACCCCTAGACGGACAGACCGACCCACACCTCGATGACGCGCGCCCCCCGCGCGCCTTCACCATCAGGGACGCCGGGACGCTGGTCGGGGGGCACGTGACCGTCACGAATGGGGCCTTCAAACAGTGCAGGGGGGTCATCCTCGACGTTAAGAAGACGGACAAGGAGGAGTACGAGCTGCTGGTGGTGATCAACAGAGACGAGTCGGCCAAGTACCCCAAGAACATCCTAAACAGGTTTGGGAAGAGCTACTGGTTCAATGTGAAGGACGTCCAAGTGGAGAGGGTGAAGGATTTGCTCTTCCACAGGTATGAAAACTTTTACGATGAGAAGGGGCGGCCCGCGGAGGGGGGCCTGCAAGAGGTTAAGGAGCGCTTCGGGGAGTTGAGCGGCGAAGAGGAAAGTGCAGTGgaagggaagggggaaaatgcagTGGAAGGGATGAAGCAAAATGCAGTGGAagggaaggaggaaaatgCAGTGGAAGAGAAGGAGGTAGGCCATTTGAGCAGCGAAGATGTAAGCGTGGCCAATGGAGAGGCAAACGCGGCAAATGGCGAGGCGCCCCTGCGGCCAGACCTGATCACCCTGCAGGAGAGCCTCCTCGAGGGAAAAAGGCGGCCGCGGAAAAGCGCCTTCTGCCACACAGTGGTGAAgcaaatagaaaaaaattacatgtacGAAGATCTGCTAAACCTGTACAGGGAAAAGAGACACCTGGCAAACATAGTGGTGTGCTTCTACATCCTGAAGCAGCTGGTGAAAATCTGCAGCtttgaaaaggaaagcgAAAGTGGGTTAAGTGCTTTCCAGAAAAACGTCATTCACAGCACCACCTTCGAAACTATCTTAACAGACGTTTTAACGTTTCTGGAGAAGAAGGATATATACAGAGTGGTAGACAAAACATGGCTCCTATGGATCTTAGTGAAGCTGAACATACACAAGGAGCAGACTTATAGGAGCACCTTCGAAGCAATTTTAAATCACCTTTTGAAGTATCTCACGTAtgaaactttaaaaaaaatgaacaccaAAAGTTTGTGTGCAATTTTGTGGAGCCTAGCCAAATGTTCCCATAGCAACATACAGGTTTGCAAAACGGTATACAAAAAGGCTATCTACTTTTTGGAGAAATACACCCAGGTGATGTCTTGCCAGGACATTTCAAATGTGTATTACTCCCTTGGGTTGGTAAACTACCCAAATGGggactccttttttaatttaattgaccaagaaattaacaaaaaaattagcaaattttCTGTGCAAAATCTTATGAATATTCTCTACGGAATGACAAAACTGAAGAGAAACAACTCCACCTTTGCAGTCGTAAAGGATAAGCTGCTCTTCCATTCCTCCAATATGAACCTTCGAAATATGAGTTTGTTCCTTTGGTGTTTGAACAGAAATGAGTACTATCACGTCGATGTTAACTTTAAAGGGAAGTCCTTTCACCATTTAAATGTAAAGCAAGCCATGCAATtgttaatgttttttaattacaacaGAGACAAGTATGTGCATTACCTGAAGTACGTTTTGAGTTTTCTCTTCAAATGGATCTCCCAGCTGACCAACCAAGAAATTTCATTCCTCTTCTATTCACTGTCCAAGCTAAACTTACTCAAAGGTAGCTGCTTTGTAAAGATTCGTAAGCACATCACCCAGAGGGACCACACCACCTTCAACGTCATAGACCTCAACATGATTCTCCTCTCCATGAACAACAGCAACCTGTACGACCGAGTTTTGTTCCACTATTTGTTTCGCGCGCTCAGGGGGGTTCTCTCGCGTGCACTGCGGAGGGGAGCCGAGGTAGAAGCAACCGCCAGGGAAGAAGCTACCACCACCGAAGAAGTAACCACCGCCGCCAACGAAGCAACCACCACCGCCAACGAAGCAACCACCACCGCCAACGAAGCAACCACCACCGCCAACGAAGCAACCACCACCGCCAACGAAGCAACCGGCGGAATGGCCCCCCCCAGTGGGCGCCCCCCCCTAGACTGCACCAACCTCAACTACGTGATGAAGAACCTGTccgaaatgaaaattttcgACCAAAGCATCATGCTCAAGTACGCCCTTTTCTTCTCCAGCAACCTTGCCCGCATCAGCGCCGACCAGATTTGCGACTACCTCTTCTACACCTTATCGCTCAGCAACCCCGGGGGGAGCAACCaggtgggggggaaactccAAATGGTAGGCTCGTCTAAGAGGGAACCGCCCACACCCACTTCTCACGACCAGATGGTAGACTCGTCTAAGTGCAAACTGCCCGCACCCACTTCTCACAACCAAATGGTAGACTCGTCTAAGTGCAAATTGCCCGCACCCACTTCGCCTGACCAACGGATCGCCCACCTAGTGACCTCCAACGAAGAACTCTCCTTGAAGGAAGCCAATTTCGGAAAAGTCTACAGACACTATTTAACCAGAGTGACTCAATTCGTGAAGGACAAACTGCCCCATTTCGACGCGCACAGCTTTCTCGCCCATTTGGAGGAACAGCAGAATGGAAAAAGGGCACCAAACgcagtgggggaaaaacaggAGAAAGACAAAATCGACACCTTCGTGTTCAACTACCAAACGGAGAAGAAACACGAGCATGTACAAAAACTGAATGAGCTCATTTTGGAGCAAACCACCAGCCATGCTGCGAAGGCAACTTTGTTGGGGGACTTAGTTTCGGACAAGGAGTTTTCCTCGTTTGTCAACGAGCGGGAGGACAGCCATCATCATGATGGTGATAATGTagcaaagaagaaaaaaaaaaaagcttttcCATGCACATCCATCAATTCGCTCATTCACTTGTTCTACGCCCTTGCGTCCTTGAACGAACTTGACGAGGACCGCGTGGACCACTACATGGACAACTTGTACACCGTcgtggagagaaaaaaaagcgaaataaCGGCCTACCAGTGGCTGCTCATCAAGGACATCTTCAAGATGGTGCGGGTGAAGAGGAGCGCCGATTGGCAGCTTCTCCTCGAAAATGTAAACACCTACGTTAGGGGTGCCGAGCAGGAGGGAAGCGCGCGCTTCGAGACCATCAACGTTGAGATATAG
- a CDS encoding hypothetical protein, conserved (encoded by transcript PVX_099960A), which produces MCKAATIDVTTVGDSMIGGATMGDSTMGDPTMGDCTIGGAPLDVAQMKAKIRSSKLHVLTFATHEQGYFKTLQESCSRLNIELTVLGMGKKWEGFITKLVKVKEYIKSCDDHDIVLFVDGFDTFFVQPANVIVERYIVNYDNLFVCTSESTYSTSFFLLRIIENMHLVFHNSIFKNNDNTEWDATRIRDKYKDFTYFYKNLNLLNSGGWISNVFLAKKILQYIPSFIENDQIFLTNLYLDCNYLMKLQQDGPPHGEKNALRNCVPQENAKYYNRIIVDNHNIIFHLFRSKGNVALMSYQDCVQFFPFRPLLSAYYLNGRGDAGDAAAEKEKKNSQNSQNGQASQTEGKNIKIGLASQTEGENKKIGLASQTARKNKKIGLASQTGEKKKKNSVLSSIVEFFRKKKSEEGEITKKEIGTNQRREFHPLGGGNTPKGTPPGKHHTDAHPATWTKQKTILDEVYMDEGQRKIGQIEKTFNYSIIDTHTHTSPCVLHMHCLRNVDEMIRTMGLKNIYSSKWYSNIWYLFYSLKGTLNFNYFSLLFSTVVAFVALLLIQVKYLLEFIKYVDASFGINCIGEDRYVNKAMLLLNDVGYSCFVSFIFAILLWAFYIFNKAMG; this is translated from the coding sequence ATGTGCAAAGCCGCCACGATAGACGTCACCACGGTTGGTGACTCCATGATAGGCGGCGCCACGATGGGTGACTCCACGATGGGTGACCCCACGATGGGTGACTGCACGATAGGCGGTGCCCCACTGGACGTCGCCCAGATGAAGGCCAAAATTCGGAGCTCCAAACTGCACGTGCTGACCTTCGCAACCCACGAGCAGGGGTACTTCAAAACGCTGCAGGAAAGTTGCTCCCGTTTGAACATAGAGCTGACTGTGCTAGgaatgggcaaaaaatgggaagggtTCATAACCAAGTTGGTAAAAGTAAAGGAGTATATCAAATCGTGCGACGACCACGACATCGTCCTCTTTGTGGACGGATTCGACACATTCTTCGTTCAGCCAGCCAATGTAATTGTGGAGAGGTACATAGTAAATTACGACAACTTATTTGTGTGCACAAGCGAAAGCACCTATTCGACTAGCTTCTTCCTCCTACGGATTATCGAAAATATGCACTTAGTTTTTCATAatagcatttttaaaaataatgacaaCACGGAATGGGATGCCACGAGGATTAGAGACAAATATAAAGACttcacttatttttataaaaatttaaatttactAAATTCGGGAGGTTGGATAAGCAATGTCTTTttagccaaaaaaattttgcaataCATTCCTTCCTTTATTGAGAACGACCAGATCTTCCTGACCAACTTGTACTTAGACTGCAACTATTTGATGAAGCTGCAGCAGGATGGCCCCCCAcacggagaaaaaaacgcacttCGTAACTGCGTCCCTCAGGAGAATGCGAAATACTACAACAGAATTATCGTTGACAATCACAAcatcatttttcatttgtttcgAAGCAAAGGGAACGTGGCTCTGATGAGCTACCAGGACTGTGTGCagttctttccttttcgcccCTTGCTCAGCGCGTACTACCTGAACGGGCGAGGCGATGCGGGCGACGCGGCGgccgaaaaggaaaaaaaaaatagtcaaAATAGTCAAAATGGTCAAGCTAGCCAaacggagggaaaaaatataaaaattggtttagctagccaaacggagggggaaaataaaaaaattggtttagctagccaaacggcgaggaaaaataaaaaaattggcctagctagccaaacgggggaaaaaaaaaaaaaaaattcagtcCTATCCTCCATAGTGgaattttttagaaaaaaaaaaagcgaagagggggagataacaaaaaaggagatagGTACAAACCAACGGAGAGAGTTCCACCCCCTCGGAGGAGGGAATACTCCgaagggaaccccccccggGAAGCATCATACCGACGCGCACCCAGCCACATGGACGAAGCAGAAGACCATTCTGGACGAAGTGTACATGGATGAAGGGCAACGGAAAATCGGCCAGATAGAAAAAACATTCAATTACTCCATAATTgacacgcacacacacacctcGCCGTGTGTTCTGCACATGCACTGCCTGCGAAATGTGGACGAGATGATTCGCACCATGggattgaaaaatatatactcaTCCAAATGGTACAGCAATATATGGTACCTCTTTTACAGCCTAAAAGGGACGCTGAATTTTAACTACTTTAGCCTGCTCTTCTCAACGGTCGTGGCGTTTGTCGCGCTGCTGCTAATTCAGGTGAAGTATCTGCTCgagtttataaaatatgtggaCGCATCTTTTGGCATAAACTGCATCGGGGAGGATCGGTACGTCAACAAGGCGATGCTTCTGCTGAACGATGTTGGGTACTCCTGCTTTGTCTCCTTCatatttgccattttgctttgggccttttacattttcaacaAGGCCATGGGGTAA
- a CDS encoding hypothetical protein, conserved (encoded by transcript PVX_099970A), with the protein MGGDEQGNAVGETNTNDPHEGEKRQHEEDALFDDIIPQRDYRRIGTNVINEKMLIEEISKRGGTPGGRNLTEEFNHAKVLSLENRKILLIQNIDLFRSLEELRLDNNLIEEIENLEGLSSLKILSLPNNKIREIKNLSQLANLSELNLHNNLIEQIENLDSNVELKILILSKNKIKRMQSVIYLRVLKKLKFLNLMDNPICLQENLITQVGSTLPTLKCFNNVLLTQESRCRRGVPSHLPKGDQGGDPPVERPPQEGKSNHCDNYEKKIGEAYLTNITTLDQTLFDRKKEPSVFLKIGYYSTVKEAFLRDVRLMSSTLIDQILQLNEERSKCARTFESDVESFTSKYMENNIAAFNQLRKRSKRVVRALLAFLDLPPVELRKCPDTYKRRTQPSDHKMINEMITRKVRNVCADFRFKRDNEGDHSEEDHPEENHLQADHPEEDPPEGKEPNESNTLLLEGKKYNTIKKFIQKNMEENFLFREKLINDELANMVSINNFLECFKREVSKMTKLINEHISDYFRKLEELEENFNSRIITFFAEVKNNEHPSVSLSEDEINEYYTYKGNRSNILNNLEDFISSSYNKAGTCLIEEKKKHLFLKSRDRISEIEKIVDTSNDLLYSYLSLLRVRAQ; encoded by the exons ATGGGAGGAGACGAACAGGGCAACGCGGTGGGAGAGACAAACACGAATGACCCCCATGAGGGTGAAAAGAGGCAACATGAGGAGGACGCCCTTTTCGACGATATAATCCCGCAGAGGGATTATAGGCGGATAGGCACCAACGTaataaatgagaaaatgCTAATCGAAGAAATAAGCAAGAGGGGGGGGACCCCTGGGGGGAGGAACCTCACTGAGGAGTTTAACCACGCCAAGGTGTTGTCCCTCGAGAACAGGAAGATTCTCCTCATCCAGAACATCGACCTGTTTAGGA GCCTGGAGGAGCTGCGCCTGGACAACAACCTCATCGAGGAAATCGAAAACCTGGAGGGGCTCTCCAGCCTGAAAATCCTAAGCCTGCCCAACAACAAAAtaagagaaataaaaaacctCAGCCAGCTGGCGAACCTGTCAGAACTAAACCTCCACAATAACCTAATCGAACAGATAGAAAACCTAGACAGCAACGTAGAACTAAAAATCCTAATTctaagcaaaaataaaataaaacgcatGCAGAGTGTAATTTATTTGagagttttaaaaaaattaaaatttctcAACTTGATGGATAACCCAATATGCCTTCAGGAGAACCTCATTACCCAAGTGGGTTCTACTCTGCCTACCCTGAAATGCTTTAATAACGTGCTCTTGACGCAGGAGAGTAGATGCAGACGAGGGGTTCCTTCTCATTTGCCGAAGGGGGACCAAGGTGGGGATCCCCCTGTGGAAAGGCCCCCCCAGGAGGGAAAGTCCAACCACTGCGACAATTACGAAAAGAAAATCGGCGAAGCGTACTTGACCAACATCACCACGCTGGATCAGACCCTCTTCGACCGAAAAAAGGAGCCTTCTgttttcctcaaaattgGTTACTACTCCACGGTTAAGGAGGCCTTCCTGCGCGACGTCCGCCTGATGAGTTCGACCCTCAT AGACCAAATCCTCCAGCTGAACGAAGAGCGCAGCAAGTGCGCGCGCACCTTCGAAAGCGACGTGGAGAGCTTCACCTCCAAGTACATGGAGAACAACATTGCGGCGTTCAACCAGCTGCGGAAGAGGTCCAAGCGGGTGGTGCGCGCCCTGCTCGCCTTCCTGG acctcccccccgtggagcTCAGGAAATGCCCAGACACGTACAAGAGAAGGACCCAGCCAAGTGACCACAAAATGATTAACGAGATGATTACGAGAAAGGTTCGAAACGTCTGCGCGGATTTTCGTTTCAAGCGGGACAATGAGGGGGATCACTCGGAAGAGGACCATCCGGAAGAGAACCACCTCCAAGCGGATCACCCCGAAGAGGACCCCCCCGAGGGGAAGGAGCCAAACGAAAGCAACACCCTCCTCcttgagggaaaaaaatacaacactATAAAAAAGTTCATACAAAAAAACATGGAGGAGAATTTCCTCTTCAGGGAAAAGCTAATAAACGACGAGCTAGCCAATATGGTTTCgattaataattttctcGAATGCTTCAAAAGGGAGGTCTCTAAAATGACGAAGCTTATAAATGAGCATATTTCGGATTACTTCCGTAAGTTGGAGGAACTGGAGGAAAATTTCAACTCCAGAATTATTACCTTTTTCGCCGAGGTGAAGAACAACGAGCATCCCTCCGTCAGCCTCAG CGAAGACGAAATCAACGAGTACTACACATACAAAGGCAACCGCTCAAACATCCTGAACAACCTGGAGGACTTCATCTCCAGCAGCTACAACAAAGCAGGCACCTGCCTCatcgaagaaaaaaagaaacacttATTTCTCAAGTCCAGGGACCGCATTTCGGAAATTGAGAAAATCGTCGACACGTCTAACGATTTGCTTTATTCCTACCTTAGTCTTTTGCGCGTCCGTGCCCAGTGA